A region from the Citrobacter koseri ATCC BAA-895 genome encodes:
- the lafU gene encoding putative lateral flagellar export/assembly protein LafU, whose amino-acid sequence MRNRSKEHTTIIKRSSRKSHDEFHGGAWKVAFADFTLAMMALFMVLWIMGAVTEEERKEIVSMLNGESVFEGNSLTPITQKEGQGGQLSLIDSRHPKTPKPSKTAESSKPLTDAEKQVAQQAKQTESLDDVNARSRNEIEDLARIIMKITSTYDAQANLKMEIVPQGLRILVSDDQKREMFQRSSAILTPFFKRLLTEFAPELNKIDNKIIITGHTDATRFRDQVLYNNWNLSGERAMQARAVLTTGGLDQSKILQVSGMADQMLLDPQHPLSSANRRIEIMVLTHSASDSLYQFFGQHGEKVIKPLTDKLTKNH is encoded by the coding sequence TAAAAGCCATGATGAATTTCATGGCGGCGCCTGGAAAGTGGCCTTCGCAGACTTCACGCTGGCAATGATGGCGCTGTTTATGGTGCTGTGGATCATGGGCGCGGTAACGGAAGAAGAACGTAAAGAGATTGTCTCCATGCTTAATGGCGAGTCGGTCTTTGAAGGCAACTCATTAACGCCCATTACGCAAAAAGAGGGGCAGGGCGGGCAGCTTTCGCTGATTGACAGCCGTCATCCGAAAACGCCTAAACCGTCGAAAACGGCAGAGTCGTCAAAACCGTTGACCGATGCGGAGAAGCAGGTTGCTCAGCAGGCGAAACAGACGGAAAGCCTGGACGACGTGAACGCCCGCTCGCGTAATGAGATTGAAGATCTGGCGCGCATTATCATGAAAATCACCTCGACGTACGATGCGCAAGCCAACCTGAAAATGGAAATTGTGCCGCAGGGGCTGCGTATTCTGGTCTCGGACGATCAAAAACGCGAGATGTTCCAGCGCAGTAGCGCAATCCTGACGCCGTTTTTCAAACGCTTACTGACGGAGTTTGCGCCGGAACTGAACAAGATCGACAACAAGATCATCATCACCGGCCATACCGATGCCACGCGTTTTCGCGATCAGGTGCTTTATAACAACTGGAACTTGTCCGGTGAACGCGCCATGCAGGCGCGGGCGGTTCTGACCACCGGGGGGCTGGATCAAAGCAAAATTCTGCAAGTGAGCGGCATGGCGGATCAGATGTTGCTTGACCCGCAACATCCGCTGAGTTCCGCGAACCGCCGCATTGAAATTATGGTGCTGACGCATTCCGCCAGTGATTCTCTGTACCAGTTCTTTGGGCAGCATGGCGAAAAAGTCATTAAACCGCTGACCGATAAACTGACGAAAAACCATTAA